The following are encoded in a window of Saccharothrix longispora genomic DNA:
- a CDS encoding DUF5336 domain-containing protein, with protein MSQPYGAPQQQPGPAQPAVGVNLNLILPLVAAGLALIAFLLAFADDVPSSGFIEFMYAAGILAGLSVLPKAPRGLLYAAVPLAIIPTLVLLQSIVKTEADVEGMQVVLLIVSLLLSAAVVASLLLDAGVLKLTPKPANPYGQQPGGWNPQSGAFPQQGQPQQYGPPSGQFQQQQPVQPQQGQQPGQPQPTSYMPQPGQFGQPGQQPGQGTPPGGFGGPQQQS; from the coding sequence ATGTCCCAGCCGTACGGCGCCCCTCAGCAGCAGCCGGGACCGGCGCAGCCGGCGGTTGGCGTGAACCTGAACCTGATCCTGCCGCTGGTCGCGGCCGGTTTGGCGTTGATCGCGTTCCTGCTCGCGTTCGCCGACGACGTGCCGTCGTCGGGCTTCATCGAGTTCATGTACGCCGCGGGCATCCTCGCCGGCCTGTCCGTGCTGCCCAAGGCCCCCCGGGGCCTGCTCTACGCGGCCGTGCCGCTCGCGATCATCCCGACGCTCGTGCTGCTCCAGAGCATCGTCAAGACCGAGGCCGACGTGGAGGGCATGCAGGTCGTCCTGCTGATCGTGTCGCTGCTGCTCTCCGCGGCCGTGGTGGCGAGCCTGCTCCTCGACGCGGGCGTCCTGAAGCTCACGCCGAAGCCCGCGAACCCCTACGGCCAGCAGCCCGGCGGCTGGAACCCGCAGTCCGGCGCGTTCCCGCAGCAGGGGCAGCCGCAGCAGTACGGCCCGCCGTCCGGCCAGTTCCAGCAGCAGCAGCCGGTCCAGCCGCAGCAGGGCCAGCAGCCCGGCCAGCCGCAGCCGACCTCGTACATGCCGCAGCCCGGCCAGTTCGGCCAGCCCGGCCAGCAGCCCGGTCAGGGCACGCCGCCCGGCGGGTTCGGCGGTCCCCAGCAGCAGTCCTGA
- the sucD gene encoding succinate--CoA ligase subunit alpha — protein sequence MAIFITKDSKVVVQGMTGAEGTKHTKRMLASGTNIVGGVNPRKAGEKVDFDGNVLPVFGGVAEAMEATGADVTVIFVPPAFAKAAVIEAIDAGIGLAVVITEGIPVHDTAAFWAHAVATGNKTRIIGPNCPGLISPGQSNAGIIPANISGAGKIGLVSKSGTLTYQMMYELRDFGFSTAIGIGGDPIIGTTHIDALAAFEADPETAAIVMIGEIGGDAEERAAAYIKENVTKPVVGYVAGFTAPEGKTMGHAGAIVSGSAGTAAAKKEALEAAGVKVGKTPSETAAIMREIMQSIG from the coding sequence ATGGCTATCTTCATCACCAAGGACAGCAAGGTCGTCGTCCAGGGCATGACCGGGGCCGAGGGCACCAAGCACACCAAGCGGATGCTGGCCTCCGGCACGAACATCGTCGGCGGCGTGAACCCGCGCAAGGCCGGCGAGAAGGTCGACTTCGACGGCAACGTGCTCCCGGTGTTCGGCGGCGTCGCCGAGGCCATGGAGGCCACCGGCGCGGACGTCACCGTGATCTTCGTGCCGCCGGCGTTCGCCAAGGCCGCCGTCATCGAGGCGATCGACGCGGGCATCGGACTGGCCGTCGTCATCACCGAGGGCATCCCGGTGCACGACACCGCCGCGTTCTGGGCGCACGCCGTCGCCACCGGCAACAAGACCCGCATCATCGGCCCGAACTGCCCCGGCCTGATCAGCCCCGGGCAGTCCAACGCCGGCATCATCCCCGCCAACATCTCCGGCGCGGGCAAGATCGGCCTCGTGTCGAAGTCCGGCACGCTGACCTACCAGATGATGTACGAGCTGCGGGACTTCGGCTTCTCCACCGCCATCGGCATCGGCGGCGACCCGATCATCGGCACCACGCACATCGACGCCCTGGCGGCCTTCGAGGCCGACCCGGAGACCGCGGCGATCGTGATGATCGGCGAGATCGGCGGCGACGCCGAGGAGCGGGCCGCGGCCTACATCAAGGAGAACGTCACCAAGCCGGTCGTCGGCTACGTGGCGGGCTTCACCGCGCCCGAGGGCAAGACCATGGGGCACGCGGGTGCGATCGTGTCCGGCTCGGCCGGCACCGCCGCCGCGAAGAAGGAGGCCCTGGAGGCCGCCGGCGTGAAGGTCGGCAAGACGCCGTCCGAGACCGCCGCCATCATGCGGGAGATCATGCAGTCGATCGGCTGA
- the sucC gene encoding ADP-forming succinate--CoA ligase subunit beta → MDLYEYQAKDLFAAHDVPVLPGDVATTPAEAKAIAERFGSTVVVKAQVKTGGRGKAGGVKLAENPDETEAKAEAILGLDIKGHVVHRVLVTPASDIAEEYYFSFLLDRANRTFLAMASVEGGMDIEEVAATKPEALAKVPVDAITGVDRAKADEIVAAAKFPAEVADQVADVIVKLWDTFVSEDATLVEVNPLVRDPEGRIVALDGKVTLDENASFRHPAHEALVDKQAEDPLEAKAKEKGLNYVKLDGQVGIIGNGAGLVMSTLDVVAYAGEKHGGVKPANFLDIGGGASAEVMANGLDIILNDPDVRSVFVNVFGGITACDAVANGIVAALGILGDEAAKPLVVRLDGNNVEEGRAILAEANHPLVTVVDTMDNAADKAAELAAAGV, encoded by the coding sequence GTGGACCTGTACGAGTACCAGGCGAAGGACCTCTTCGCCGCCCACGACGTCCCGGTACTTCCGGGCGACGTGGCGACCACCCCCGCCGAGGCCAAGGCCATCGCCGAGCGCTTCGGTTCGACCGTCGTGGTGAAGGCCCAGGTCAAGACCGGCGGTCGCGGCAAGGCGGGCGGCGTCAAGCTCGCCGAGAACCCGGACGAGACCGAGGCGAAGGCCGAGGCCATCCTCGGCCTCGACATCAAGGGTCACGTCGTGCACCGCGTGCTGGTGACCCCCGCGTCCGACATCGCGGAGGAGTACTACTTCTCCTTCCTCCTCGACCGCGCCAACCGCACCTTCCTGGCCATGGCCAGCGTCGAGGGCGGCATGGACATCGAAGAGGTCGCCGCGACCAAGCCCGAGGCCCTGGCCAAGGTGCCCGTCGACGCGATCACGGGCGTGGACCGCGCGAAGGCCGACGAGATCGTCGCCGCCGCGAAGTTCCCGGCCGAGGTGGCCGACCAGGTCGCCGACGTCATCGTGAAGCTCTGGGACACCTTCGTGTCCGAGGACGCCACGCTGGTCGAGGTCAACCCGCTGGTCCGCGACCCCGAGGGCAGGATCGTCGCGCTCGACGGCAAGGTCACCCTCGACGAGAACGCCTCGTTCCGCCACCCCGCCCACGAGGCGCTGGTGGACAAGCAGGCGGAGGACCCGCTGGAGGCCAAGGCCAAGGAGAAGGGCCTCAACTACGTCAAGCTGGACGGCCAGGTCGGCATCATCGGCAACGGCGCCGGCCTCGTCATGTCCACCCTCGACGTGGTCGCCTACGCGGGTGAGAAGCACGGCGGCGTGAAGCCCGCCAACTTCCTCGACATCGGCGGCGGCGCGTCCGCCGAGGTCATGGCCAACGGCCTCGACATCATCCTGAACGACCCCGACGTGCGGTCGGTGTTCGTGAACGTGTTCGGCGGCATCACCGCGTGCGACGCGGTCGCCAACGGCATCGTGGCCGCGCTCGGCATCCTGGGCGACGAGGCCGCCAAGCCGCTCGTCGTCCGCCTCGACGGCAACAACGTCGAGGAGGGCCGCGCGATCCTCGCCGAGGCCAACCACCCGCTGGTCACCGTGGTGGACACTATGGACAACGCGGCCGACAAGGCTGCCGAGCTCGCGGCTGCGGGGGTCTGA
- a CDS encoding M23 family metallopeptidase: MLDEAVESASTRAVSTHRLPPPPSALRGRIVVAAVAVGAFAAAGAGQTLHALGSDSPSSADEVTPLANAADGAAAFGVGGSGPAAPQVLPVAKTVDTAAEAQKLVKSQQITENREAAEIEAKRPKYVRPAAGSFTSGYGGRWGEMHYGIDIAGPIGTPILAAADGVVVEAGPASGFGLWVKVEHDDGTTTVYGHMDTFSVRKGQRVMAGEQIARMGNRGFSTGPHLHFEVWNPAGMKINPLTWLNGKGVSV; this comes from the coding sequence GTGCTCGACGAAGCGGTCGAATCCGCCTCGACGCGTGCGGTCAGCACTCACCGGCTCCCGCCGCCGCCCTCGGCGCTGCGCGGCCGGATCGTGGTCGCGGCCGTCGCCGTAGGCGCTTTCGCCGCCGCCGGCGCAGGTCAGACGCTCCACGCGCTCGGCTCCGACTCCCCCTCCTCCGCCGACGAGGTCACACCGCTCGCGAACGCCGCCGACGGCGCCGCCGCGTTCGGCGTCGGCGGCTCCGGCCCCGCGGCACCGCAGGTCCTGCCCGTCGCGAAGACGGTCGACACCGCGGCCGAGGCCCAGAAGCTCGTCAAGAGCCAGCAGATCACCGAGAACCGCGAAGCCGCCGAGATCGAGGCGAAGCGCCCCAAGTACGTGCGCCCCGCCGCCGGCTCCTTCACCTCCGGTTACGGCGGCCGCTGGGGCGAGATGCACTACGGCATCGACATCGCCGGCCCCATCGGCACGCCGATCCTGGCCGCCGCGGATGGTGTCGTGGTCGAGGCCGGTCCCGCAAGCGGTTTTGGCCTCTGGGTCAAGGTCGAGCACGACGACGGCACCACGACCGTCTACGGCCACATGGACACCTTCTCCGTGCGCAAGGGCCAGCGCGTCATGGCGGGCGAGCAGATCGCCCGCATGGGCAACCGCGGCTTCTCGACCGGTCCGCACCTGCACTTCGAGGTCTGGAACCCGGCCGGCATGAAGATCAACCCGCTGACCTGGCTGAACGGCAAGGGCGTCAGCGTCTGA
- the pcrA gene encoding DNA helicase PcrA, with translation MSALFDLPASPPSSRSARLLDDLNPAQRRAVEHAGSPMLVVAGAGSGKTRVLTRRIAHLLSERGAHPGEIMAITFTNKAAAEMKERVADLVGPRARSMWVSTFHSMCVRVMRREAKVLGMSSNFSIYDSDDTRRLITLVARDLDLDPKRYPARTLAIHISNLKNELVDAATAKDRATNDLERRVAEVYESYQRRLTESNSLDFDDLIMRTVELLQDHPDVAEHYHRRFKHVLVDEYQDTNHAQYTLVRELVGTGSDGVPPAELCVVGDADQSIYAFRGATIRNIVEFERDYPQATTILLEQNYRSTQTILTAANAVISRNPDRRDKRLWSDLGDGEKIVGYVADNEHDEAQFVANEIDRLVDSGEANNGEIAVFYRTNNQSRVFEEIFIRLGLPYKVVGGVRFYERREVRDALAYLRALSNPDDTVSLRRILNVPKRGIGDRAEACVSTYAERERIGFAQALRDAVVGRVPMLNPRSRNAIAGFVELMDELGVMVERGDDVADILEAVLERTAYRAELEASDDPQDHTRVENLNELVTVAREFTDLGTAVPVPDEDEGLPAEGSLGAFLERVSLVADADSVPDAESDGVVTLMTLHTAKGLEYPVVFCTGWEDGVFPHMRALGDPAELSEERRLAYVGITRAQQRLYLSRALVRSAWGQPSANPASRFLDEIPAELVDWRRVEPRRSAPSAPTSWGHSSSSPRPAPVNNQWKDTPAIKLDVGDRVTHDKYGLGRVVAVDGSGPRATATIDFGGSGTVRLMLIGGVPLVKL, from the coding sequence ATGAGCGCCTTGTTCGACTTGCCCGCAAGTCCCCCCTCCTCCCGGTCCGCGCGCCTGCTCGACGACCTCAACCCGGCCCAGCGCCGGGCCGTCGAGCACGCCGGGTCGCCGATGCTCGTCGTCGCCGGTGCGGGTTCCGGCAAGACGAGGGTGCTCACGCGCCGCATCGCCCACCTGCTGTCCGAGCGCGGCGCGCACCCCGGCGAGATCATGGCCATCACCTTCACCAACAAGGCCGCCGCCGAGATGAAGGAGCGCGTGGCCGACCTGGTCGGCCCGCGCGCCCGGTCGATGTGGGTGTCCACGTTCCACTCGATGTGCGTCCGGGTCATGCGCCGCGAGGCCAAGGTGCTGGGCATGTCGTCCAACTTCTCGATCTACGACTCGGACGACACGCGCCGCCTCATCACCCTGGTGGCCCGCGACCTCGACCTGGACCCGAAGCGGTACCCGGCGCGCACGCTCGCCATCCACATCTCGAACCTGAAGAACGAACTGGTGGACGCGGCCACGGCCAAGGACCGCGCGACCAACGACCTGGAGCGCCGCGTCGCCGAGGTCTACGAGAGCTACCAGCGCAGGCTCACCGAGTCGAACTCGCTCGACTTCGACGACCTGATCATGCGGACCGTCGAGCTGCTCCAGGACCACCCCGACGTGGCCGAGCACTACCACCGCCGGTTCAAGCACGTGCTGGTCGACGAGTACCAGGACACCAACCACGCCCAGTACACGCTGGTCCGCGAGCTGGTCGGGACCGGTTCCGACGGCGTGCCGCCCGCCGAGCTGTGCGTGGTGGGCGACGCGGACCAGTCGATCTACGCGTTCCGCGGCGCGACGATCCGCAACATCGTGGAGTTCGAGCGGGACTACCCGCAGGCCACCACGATCCTGCTGGAGCAGAACTACCGCTCGACGCAGACCATCCTGACGGCGGCCAACGCGGTCATCTCGCGCAACCCGGACCGGCGCGACAAGCGGCTGTGGAGCGACCTGGGCGACGGCGAGAAGATCGTCGGCTACGTCGCGGACAACGAGCACGACGAGGCGCAGTTCGTCGCGAACGAGATCGACCGGCTGGTCGACTCCGGCGAGGCGAACAACGGCGAGATCGCCGTGTTCTACCGCACCAACAACCAGTCGCGCGTGTTCGAGGAGATCTTCATCCGCCTCGGCCTGCCCTACAAGGTCGTCGGCGGCGTGCGGTTCTACGAGCGGCGCGAGGTGCGCGACGCCCTGGCCTACCTGCGGGCGCTGTCCAACCCGGACGACACGGTGTCGCTGCGGCGCATCCTCAACGTGCCCAAGCGCGGCATCGGCGACCGCGCCGAGGCGTGCGTCTCGACCTACGCCGAGCGCGAGCGGATCGGCTTCGCCCAGGCCCTGCGCGACGCCGTGGTCGGCCGCGTGCCGATGCTCAACCCGCGCTCCCGCAACGCCATCGCCGGGTTCGTCGAGCTGATGGACGAGCTGGGCGTGATGGTCGAGCGCGGCGACGACGTGGCCGACATCCTGGAGGCGGTGCTGGAGAGGACCGCCTACCGGGCCGAGCTGGAGGCCAGCGACGACCCCCAGGACCACACCCGGGTCGAGAACCTCAACGAGCTGGTCACGGTGGCCCGCGAGTTCACCGACCTGGGCACGGCCGTCCCCGTCCCGGACGAGGACGAGGGCCTGCCCGCCGAGGGGTCGCTGGGCGCCTTCCTGGAGCGGGTGTCGCTGGTCGCGGACGCCGACTCGGTGCCGGACGCGGAGTCCGACGGGGTGGTCACGCTGATGACCCTGCACACCGCGAAGGGCCTGGAGTACCCGGTCGTGTTCTGCACGGGCTGGGAGGACGGCGTCTTCCCGCACATGCGGGCCCTGGGCGACCCGGCGGAGCTGTCCGAGGAGCGGCGGCTGGCCTACGTGGGCATCACGCGGGCGCAGCAGCGGCTGTACCTGTCGCGGGCGCTGGTGCGCTCGGCGTGGGGCCAGCCGTCGGCGAACCCCGCGTCGCGGTTCCTCGACGAGATCCCGGCCGAGCTGGTCGACTGGCGCAGGGTCGAGCCGAGGCGGTCCGCGCCGTCCGCGCCCACCTCGTGGGGCCACTCGTCGTCCTCGCCGCGTCCCGCGCCGGTGAACAACCAGTGGAAGGACACGCCCGCGATCAAGCTCGACGTGGGCGACCGGGTCACGCACGACAAGTACGGGTTGGGGCGCGTGGTGGCCGTGGACGGCTCCGGGCCCCGGGCGACCGCCACGATCGACTTCGGCGGCTCGGGCACCGTGCGGCTCATGCTCATCGGCGGCGTGCCCCTGGTGAAGCTCTGA
- a CDS encoding chorismate mutase yields MNSTDAAPTDAGHGADHDIDALRQEIDHLDAELLRLVKRRIEISKVIGAARMAAGGTRIVHNREIDVLNRYRELGPEGRDLAMILLKLGRGPMGRQ; encoded by the coding sequence ATGAACAGCACCGACGCCGCCCCCACCGACGCCGGCCACGGCGCCGACCACGACATCGACGCGCTCCGCCAGGAGATCGACCACCTGGACGCCGAGCTGCTGCGGCTGGTCAAGCGGCGGATCGAGATCTCCAAGGTCATCGGCGCGGCGCGGATGGCCGCGGGCGGCACGCGGATCGTGCACAACCGGGAGATCGACGTGCTCAACCGCTACCGGGAGCTCGGCCCCGAGGGCCGCGACCTGGCGATGATCCTGCTCAAGCTCGGTCGCGGGCCGATGGGTCGCCAGTGA
- a CDS encoding histone deacetylase has protein sequence MEVFWHDACLEHDPGSGLWELPGEWDCLDVPEPHPESAARLRTFRHALRHGPVARHLTWSPGRFAGDDELARVHTPEYLEHLRDACRRRTNVEVNTVVGPGSWDAVRAAAGTALAAYEAVAEGRARLAYALVRPPGHHAQPGLADGYCLVNNAALVAETARRAGRRVAVLDWDVHHGNGTQEVFRDTPDVLTVSVHMRHGPWGANHAQTGGPEESGPGNVNVELSLGAGDHAYRRAFEEVALPAVTEFGADLLVCASGFDGSAFDPNGRHNLTAAGYRWIGGAVAGLGLPAVLTQEGGYLRGYAALCLHALVEGLLGLELLDDPLAYVPDDTQLVDADLARARSALTGWAFARAVTGDPSARDRA, from the coding sequence GTGGAGGTCTTCTGGCACGACGCCTGCCTGGAGCACGACCCGGGCTCGGGCCTGTGGGAGCTGCCGGGCGAGTGGGACTGCCTCGACGTCCCCGAACCGCACCCGGAGAGCGCCGCCCGGCTGCGCACGTTCCGGCACGCCCTGCGGCACGGCCCCGTCGCCCGCCACCTCACCTGGTCGCCCGGCCGGTTCGCCGGGGACGACGAGCTGGCCCGCGTGCACACCCCCGAGTACCTGGAGCACCTCCGCGACGCCTGCCGCCGGCGGACGAACGTCGAGGTCAACACGGTCGTCGGCCCCGGCTCGTGGGACGCGGTCAGGGCCGCCGCCGGCACCGCGCTCGCCGCGTACGAGGCGGTCGCCGAGGGGCGGGCGCGCCTGGCCTACGCGCTGGTCCGGCCGCCCGGCCACCACGCCCAGCCCGGCTTGGCGGACGGCTACTGCCTGGTGAACAACGCCGCGCTGGTCGCCGAGACGGCCCGCCGCGCGGGACGCCGGGTCGCCGTCCTCGACTGGGACGTCCACCACGGCAACGGCACGCAGGAGGTGTTCCGCGACACACCGGACGTGCTCACCGTCTCCGTCCACATGCGGCACGGCCCGTGGGGCGCGAACCACGCGCAGACCGGCGGACCGGAGGAGAGCGGGCCGGGCAACGTCAACGTCGAGCTGTCCCTCGGCGCGGGGGACCACGCCTACCGGCGGGCGTTCGAGGAGGTGGCGCTCCCGGCGGTCACCGAGTTCGGCGCGGACCTGCTGGTCTGCGCCTCGGGTTTCGACGGCTCGGCGTTCGACCCGAACGGCAGGCACAACCTGACCGCCGCCGGCTACCGGTGGATCGGCGGCGCGGTGGCCGGCCTCGGCCTGCCCGCCGTGCTCACGCAGGAGGGCGGCTACCTGCGCGGGTACGCCGCGCTGTGCCTGCACGCCCTCGTGGAGGGGCTGCTGGGGCTGGAGCTGCTGGACGACCCGCTGGCCTACGTGCCGGACGACACCCAGCTGGTGGACGCGGACCTGGCGCGCGCCAGGTCCGCGCTCACCGGCTGGGCGTTCGCCCGTGCGGTCACTGGCGACCCATCGGCCCGCGACCGAGCTTGA
- a CDS encoding serine/threonine-protein kinase — MSNDGRVIADRYRFLDRIGSGAMGVVWRAQDERLGRVVAVKQLLLQPSLEAREKDEAIQRAMREGRIAAKLHHPNAIAVYDVVEEDGAPCLVMEYLPSYSLADTMAEHGPLDPLEVAQIGMQAAAALAAAHAAGIVHRDVKPGNVLLADNGLVKITDFGISRASDDVTVTKTGLIAGTPAYLAPEIARGQDPTPASDVFSLGSTLYAAAEGEPPFGLSENTLGVLHAVAAGRINPPTLDHPLTDVLLRFLNYDPEARPTMAQARDLLNAVAHGRNPSLTGLAPATSIGLAPLGAGATTVLDGDRTRVVRPGPRTVGPRTAGTIPPVAPPPSNNNRPLVVAAVVLGVILLVGFLLVALDVFDKSPTTPPAGGSSSSTPAPTTTTTPPQVVTTTQEVVPTTTTQEVVPTTTTQERTTTTTTTTTTTTTTTTTSTTTTTPPTTSISVPPVNPVGS, encoded by the coding sequence GTGAGCAACGACGGTCGCGTGATCGCCGATCGCTACCGTTTCCTGGACAGGATCGGCAGCGGCGCGATGGGCGTCGTGTGGCGTGCCCAGGACGAGCGGCTCGGCCGCGTCGTCGCGGTCAAGCAGCTGCTGCTCCAGCCCAGCCTGGAGGCGCGCGAGAAGGACGAGGCGATCCAGCGCGCCATGCGCGAGGGCCGCATCGCCGCGAAGCTGCACCACCCCAACGCCATCGCCGTCTACGACGTGGTGGAGGAGGACGGCGCTCCGTGCCTGGTCATGGAGTACCTGCCGTCCTACAGCCTCGCCGACACGATGGCCGAGCACGGTCCGCTGGACCCGCTGGAGGTCGCGCAGATCGGCATGCAGGCCGCCGCCGCGCTGGCCGCCGCCCACGCGGCCGGGATCGTGCACCGCGACGTGAAGCCCGGCAACGTGCTGCTCGCCGACAACGGCCTGGTCAAGATCACCGACTTCGGCATCTCGCGGGCCAGCGACGACGTCACGGTCACCAAGACCGGCCTGATCGCGGGCACCCCCGCGTACCTCGCGCCGGAGATCGCGCGCGGCCAGGACCCGACGCCCGCCTCGGACGTGTTCTCGCTCGGCTCGACGCTGTACGCGGCGGCCGAGGGCGAACCGCCGTTCGGGCTGTCGGAGAACACCCTGGGCGTGCTGCACGCGGTCGCCGCGGGCCGGATCAACCCGCCGACGCTCGACCACCCGCTGACCGACGTGCTGCTGCGGTTCCTCAACTACGACCCCGAGGCCCGGCCGACCATGGCCCAGGCCCGAGACCTGCTCAACGCGGTCGCGCACGGGCGCAACCCGAGCCTGACCGGCCTGGCCCCGGCCACCTCGATCGGGCTGGCGCCGCTGGGCGCGGGCGCGACGACCGTGCTGGACGGCGACCGCACCCGCGTGGTGCGCCCCGGTCCGCGCACGGTCGGCCCGCGGACGGCCGGGACCATCCCGCCGGTGGCCCCGCCGCCGTCGAACAACAACCGGCCGCTGGTGGTCGCGGCGGTAGTGCTGGGCGTCATCCTGCTGGTCGGCTTCCTGCTCGTCGCGCTCGACGTGTTCGACAAGTCGCCGACCACCCCGCCGGCGGGCGGCTCCAGCTCGTCCACGCCCGCGCCGACGACCACCACCACACCGCCGCAGGTGGTGACGACGACCCAGGAGGTGGTCCCCACGACCACGACCCAGGAGGTCGTCCCGACCACCACGACCCAGGAGCGGACCACCACCACGACGACCACGACCACCACCACGACGACGACCACCACCACGTCGACCACCACGACGACGCCACCGACGACCTCGATCTCGGTACCACCGGTGAACCCGGTCGGGTCGTGA
- a CDS encoding serine/threonine-protein kinase, with protein MTDDGRLVAGRYRLGQRIGSGAMGIVWQAHDERLHRTVAVKQLLLQPGLAEADTDEAKRRAMREGRIAARLQHPHAIAVYDVAEDDGQPWLVMEYLPSKSLSTVLSERGTLPPRDVASIGQQVASALAAAHNAGIVHRDIKPGNILLGNEGTVKITDFGISRATGDVTVTATGMLAGTPAYLAPEVAKGYDPGPPSDVFSLGSTLYAAIEGMPPFGLNENTIALLHQVASGKVVPPKQAGPLTALLMRLLRAEPEDRPTMAEAREALAAVAAGRAAPDFPMPMPQSHPPSWQGSPVQTPPAAATRAMTPASGIPQGHQSGSPAATRVAPAVQAPPPVQQQARPAAYIPPPDRPRGASRPAGRGGALKSKRSTVITALAIAGAATAGILLASLMSGGDDPGNQAGPNTSTTAPAAGGEPSTTSTKKAPGPPATYTSAPTEQDQERTVREYYQLLPVDLDASWGRLAQPMKDAKGGFEGYKSWWNQFETVELTGVRRNSDFAYEVELTFTTKGGQQVVERKLIVLQWAQQSLFISNEQNLGRS; from the coding sequence GTGACCGACGATGGCCGCCTGGTTGCCGGCCGCTACCGACTTGGCCAGCGGATCGGCAGCGGTGCGATGGGCATCGTCTGGCAGGCGCACGACGAGCGCCTGCACCGCACCGTCGCCGTGAAGCAGCTGCTGCTCCAGCCGGGGCTCGCGGAAGCCGACACGGACGAGGCGAAGCGCCGCGCGATGCGCGAGGGCCGGATCGCGGCCCGCCTCCAGCACCCGCACGCCATCGCGGTGTACGACGTGGCGGAGGACGACGGCCAGCCGTGGCTGGTGATGGAGTACCTGCCGTCCAAGAGCCTGTCCACGGTGCTGTCGGAGCGCGGCACGCTGCCGCCCCGCGACGTGGCCTCGATCGGGCAGCAGGTGGCGTCGGCGCTCGCCGCCGCGCACAACGCGGGCATCGTGCACCGCGACATCAAGCCCGGCAACATCCTCCTCGGCAACGAGGGCACGGTGAAGATCACCGACTTCGGCATCTCCCGGGCCACCGGCGACGTCACGGTCACCGCGACCGGCATGCTCGCCGGCACCCCGGCGTACCTCGCCCCCGAGGTGGCCAAGGGCTACGACCCGGGCCCGCCGTCGGACGTGTTCTCGCTGGGTTCGACGCTGTACGCGGCGATCGAGGGCATGCCGCCGTTCGGTCTGAACGAGAACACCATCGCGCTGCTGCACCAGGTGGCGTCCGGCAAGGTCGTGCCGCCCAAGCAGGCCGGTCCGCTGACGGCGCTGCTGATGCGCCTGCTGCGCGCCGAGCCGGAGGACCGGCCGACGATGGCCGAGGCGCGCGAGGCCCTGGCGGCGGTGGCCGCTGGCCGGGCCGCGCCGGACTTCCCGATGCCGATGCCGCAGAGCCACCCGCCGTCGTGGCAGGGCTCGCCCGTGCAGACGCCGCCCGCCGCGGCGACCCGCGCGATGACGCCCGCGTCGGGCATCCCCCAGGGTCACCAGAGCGGGTCGCCCGCCGCGACGCGCGTGGCGCCCGCCGTGCAGGCCCCGCCGCCCGTGCAGCAGCAGGCCCGGCCCGCGGCGTACATCCCGCCGCCGGACCGCCCGCGGGGCGCGTCGAGACCGGCCGGCCGCGGCGGCGCGCTCAAGAGCAAGCGCTCCACCGTGATCACCGCGCTCGCCATCGCGGGCGCGGCCACCGCGGGCATCCTGCTGGCCAGCCTGATGTCGGGCGGCGACGACCCCGGCAACCAGGCGGGCCCGAACACGTCGACCACCGCGCCCGCCGCGGGCGGCGAGCCGTCGACGACGTCGACGAAGAAGGCGCCGGGACCGCCCGCCACCTACACCAGCGCGCCGACGGAGCAGGACCAGGAGCGGACGGTCCGCGAGTACTACCAGCTGCTGCCGGTGGACCTCGACGCCAGCTGGGGCCGGCTGGCCCAGCCCATGAAGGACGCCAAGGGCGGCTTCGAGGGCTACAAGAGCTGGTGGAACCAGTTCGAGACGGTCGAGCTGACGGGCGTGCGGCGGAACTCCGATTTCGCCTACGAGGTCGAGCTGACCTTCACCACCAAGGGCGGCCAGCAGGTCGTGGAGCGCAAGCTGATCGTGCTCCAGTGGGCGCAGCAGAGCCTGTTCATCTCCAACGAGCAGAACCTCGGCCGGTCCTAG